One region of Mycobacterium riyadhense genomic DNA includes:
- a CDS encoding barstar family protein, which yields MRTIAGARTKTLDALFDAFAEAWHFPPWFGRNRDAFDDCMRDFDNLINTSTGKPPAPGYLTDITDAHLLLVEQPDLFPWFANTMPFYRDYYRDEASPPAAFGLLLSAPADQLHEVRERWLTVGIQIAAVSV from the coding sequence GTGCGAACAATCGCCGGGGCGCGCACAAAAACTCTCGACGCCTTATTCGACGCCTTCGCCGAAGCCTGGCACTTCCCGCCTTGGTTCGGGCGCAATAGAGACGCCTTTGATGATTGCATGCGCGACTTCGATAACTTGATAAATACATCTACCGGAAAGCCGCCCGCTCCTGGCTACCTCACTGACATAACCGATGCGCACCTACTCTTGGTTGAACAACCCGATCTGTTTCCTTGGTTCGCCAACACAATGCCGTTTTACCGGGATTACTACCGCGACGAAGCCAGCCCGCCAGCGGCCTTCGGCTTATTGCTTTCCGCTCCCGCCGACCAACTCCACGAAGTTCGCGAACGTTGGCTAACCGTCGGCATCCAAATCGCGGCAGTTTCCGTTTGA
- a CDS encoding cytochrome P450 yields the protein MTACERRRAATVTLTRQACRVSVVSVSVPCPESGPDALSPPPGLPAPRGFRTAFAAAYAVAYLVGGERRMLRLISRYGPIMTMPILSLGEVAIVSDPALAKEVFTAPTDVLLGGEGVGPAAAIYGSGSMFVQEEPEHLRRRKLLTPSLHGAALTSYVPIIENSTRAAMRSWPVDRPFQMLEAARSLMLDVIVKVIFGVEEPDEVRRLGRPFERLLNLGVSEQLTVRYALRRLGALRVWPSRARAFREIDDVVMPLIAQRRGDPGLTEQSDVLALLMCACGEDGERLSDSEIRDDLITLVLAGHETTATTLAWAFDLLLHHPDALQRVREEAVSGAEEFTTAVINETLRVRPPAPLTARVAAKPFRIGGYCVDAGTRIVVHIIAINRHSDVYDHPNEFRPERFLGTRPQTFAWVPFGGGVKRCLGAAFSVRELITVLHTLLREGEFSAVDARPERIVRRSIMLAPRHGTRVVFRPYRSFQESFENLPSGGGEPRL from the coding sequence CTGACTGCATGTGAACGTCGCCGCGCCGCGACTGTCACCTTGACCCGTCAGGCGTGCCGTGTTTCTGTCGTCAGCGTGTCCGTACCTTGTCCGGAGAGCGGACCGGATGCCCTGAGCCCGCCACCGGGATTGCCCGCCCCGCGTGGGTTTCGTACCGCCTTCGCCGCGGCATATGCCGTTGCCTACCTGGTCGGTGGGGAGCGCCGGATGCTGCGACTGATCAGTCGCTACGGACCGATCATGACGATGCCTATCCTCAGCCTCGGTGAGGTTGCGATCGTTTCCGATCCCGCACTTGCCAAAGAGGTCTTCACTGCCCCGACGGACGTCCTACTCGGCGGCGAAGGCGTGGGCCCCGCGGCGGCGATCTACGGGTCTGGATCGATGTTCGTGCAGGAGGAGCCGGAACATCTTCGGCGGCGCAAACTGCTGACGCCTTCGCTGCATGGCGCGGCTTTGACCAGTTACGTGCCGATCATCGAGAACTCCACACGCGCGGCGATGCGCAGCTGGCCGGTTGACCGCCCGTTCCAGATGCTGGAGGCGGCGCGGTCGCTGATGCTGGACGTGATCGTCAAGGTCATCTTTGGCGTCGAGGAACCCGACGAGGTGCGGCGGTTGGGCCGGCCCTTCGAACGCCTGTTAAACCTTGGTGTCTCAGAGCAATTGACGGTTCGCTACGCACTGCGTCGGTTGGGCGCGTTGCGGGTGTGGCCGTCGCGGGCGCGAGCGTTCCGGGAGATCGACGACGTCGTGATGCCGCTGATCGCCCAGCGGCGCGGCGATCCGGGCTTGACCGAGCAGTCAGATGTTCTGGCGTTGCTCATGTGCGCGTGTGGCGAAGATGGTGAACGCTTGTCGGACAGCGAGATTCGCGACGACCTGATCACCTTGGTGCTGGCGGGTCACGAAACCACCGCGACCACGTTGGCGTGGGCCTTCGACCTGTTGTTGCATCACCCCGATGCGCTGCAGCGGGTGCGCGAGGAGGCCGTCAGCGGTGCCGAAGAGTTCACCACGGCGGTGATCAACGAGACCCTGCGGGTGCGACCACCCGCGCCGCTGACCGCGCGTGTTGCCGCGAAACCGTTTCGGATCGGCGGCTACTGCGTAGATGCCGGCACGCGAATCGTCGTCCATATCATCGCGATTAACCGCCACTCGGATGTCTACGACCATCCCAATGAGTTTCGGCCCGAGCGCTTCCTGGGCACCCGGCCGCAAACATTCGCGTGGGTTCCGTTCGGCGGCGGCGTCAAACGCTGTCTCGGGGCGGCCTTTTCGGTGCGAGAGTTGATCACCGTGCTGCACACGTTGTTGCGTGAGGGCGAGTTCAGCGCTGTCGACGCGCGGCCCGAGCGGATCGTGCGACGGTCCATCATGCTGGCGCCCCGACACGGCACCCGGGTGGTGTTCCGGCCGTATCGGTCTTTCCAAGAATCCTTTGAGAACCTTCCAAGCGGTGGTGGTGAACCTCGTCTCTGA
- a CDS encoding DUF4193 domain-containing protein: protein MRTASDYDARRVSDAEPADRSVLRDLGSALPTVATAVVDDDPNDASFFELPGADLSSEELSVTVIPQRADEFTCSSCFLVQHRSRLRSTSGGRMICADCM from the coding sequence ATGCGGACCGCTAGCGATTACGACGCACGTCGGGTGTCCGACGCCGAGCCCGCGGACAGGTCTGTTCTACGTGATCTGGGATCTGCGTTGCCGACAGTGGCCACGGCAGTCGTCGACGACGACCCAAACGATGCCTCCTTCTTCGAACTCCCCGGGGCGGATCTGTCCAGCGAAGAACTGTCGGTGACCGTGATTCCCCAGCGAGCCGACGAGTTCACCTGTTCGTCCTGTTTCCTGGTGCAGCACCGCAGCCGGCTACGCAGCACCAGCGGCGGACGCATGATCTGCGCTGACTGCATGTGA
- a CDS encoding heme-binding protein, with the protein MKFSSKSAGFRVAGISAGCLLGGIAFGVLGAPSAAAAPDCTRLDAETGRAVTAAYNQPAPPSFVTLRNYFLEHPHHYSDLTGMLALIGDIEGQCYTAIPPTQLGSLAA; encoded by the coding sequence ATGAAATTCAGTAGCAAGTCCGCAGGCTTTCGGGTAGCCGGTATCAGCGCCGGGTGCCTGCTCGGTGGGATTGCCTTCGGGGTGCTCGGCGCGCCATCGGCCGCCGCCGCGCCTGACTGCACTCGACTCGACGCCGAGACCGGCCGGGCGGTCACGGCGGCCTACAACCAGCCGGCTCCACCGTCCTTCGTCACCCTCCGCAACTATTTCCTCGAGCATCCGCACCACTACAGCGATTTGACCGGCATGCTGGCCCTCATCGGCGACATCGAAGGCCAGTGCTATACGGCGATACCCCCGACGCAGCTGGGGTCCCTGGCCGCCTGA
- a CDS encoding endonuclease/exonuclease/phosphatase family protein, with the protein MRVATFNILHGRTVGDGVDIQRLRDCIRLLDPDVLALQEVDCDQPRSGNADLTATAAEAMGAVEHRFVAAISGTPGATWMAATGREQPGTAGYGIALLSRFPVASWQVVRLPRVAMRFPMYLPGPNKVMIVNEEPRTAVIARLQTPLGPMTVANTHLSFVPGWNRRQLRRLVHALRGLPGPRLLTGDLNLTPVAVRRWSGMRPLATAKTFPAATPDRQLDHILTDDRDLRAGATASELMPISDHRPLAVDLHR; encoded by the coding sequence ATGCGGGTGGCGACCTTCAACATCCTGCATGGCCGCACCGTCGGCGACGGAGTGGACATCCAACGGCTACGGGATTGCATACGCCTTCTTGACCCCGATGTGCTGGCCCTGCAGGAGGTCGACTGCGACCAACCTCGTTCCGGCAATGCGGATCTCACCGCGACGGCGGCCGAAGCCATGGGCGCGGTGGAGCATCGGTTTGTCGCGGCGATCTCGGGCACCCCCGGGGCGACCTGGATGGCCGCCACCGGCCGTGAACAGCCCGGGACCGCGGGCTACGGTATCGCGCTACTGTCCCGATTCCCGGTGGCCAGCTGGCAGGTGGTGCGATTGCCCCGCGTTGCGATGCGCTTCCCGATGTACCTGCCGGGGCCAAACAAGGTGATGATCGTCAACGAAGAGCCGCGGACGGCGGTCATCGCGCGCTTGCAGACCCCCCTGGGCCCGATGACGGTCGCCAATACCCATCTGTCCTTCGTTCCTGGCTGGAACCGGCGTCAACTGCGTCGGCTGGTTCATGCCCTGCGCGGCCTCCCGGGCCCGCGGTTGCTGACCGGGGATCTCAACCTCACGCCCGTCGCCGTGCGGCGCTGGTCGGGCATGCGGCCGCTAGCGACAGCGAAAACGTTTCCGGCGGCCACCCCGGACCGCCAGCTGGACCACATCCTGACCGACGATCGTGATCTGCGTGCCGGCGCCACTGCATCCGAGTTGATGCCGATCTCCGATCACCGGCCGCTGGCGGTCGACCTACACCGGTAG
- a CDS encoding acyl-CoA dehydrogenase produces the protein MTAGLVQHWVDSGRLEVPLPASGHTAERWRRLAGLAEEDIAAARIAEAHLDAVAILHELGGKPPEPGQLWGVWAAESCDAVLTATNFIGDEFTLNGTKVWCPGAGFCTHALVTADVGEHKLGLFSVSLTDPTVKPLPSTWWNPGMAGSDTRSVQFTNTHAVAVGEPGAYLARPGFWHAAIGVAACWLGGACRVADPLYRCAGSQSADAYALAHLGAVDAALAAGDAMLSTAAAEIDADPFDLAGNAQLLARRVRTVVEHAVDEAITRTGRALGPGPLCQDGGHAQRVADLTIYIRQSHAERDLAELGRLAGRAT, from the coding sequence ATGACCGCCGGGTTGGTGCAGCACTGGGTGGATTCCGGCCGTTTGGAGGTGCCCCTGCCGGCGTCCGGGCATACCGCCGAACGCTGGCGGCGGCTAGCAGGGCTCGCCGAGGAGGACATCGCCGCGGCCCGCATAGCCGAAGCCCATCTTGACGCTGTCGCGATACTCCACGAGTTGGGCGGCAAACCTCCAGAGCCGGGTCAATTGTGGGGAGTCTGGGCGGCCGAATCTTGCGACGCCGTGCTGACCGCGACAAACTTCATCGGCGACGAGTTCACGCTCAACGGCACCAAGGTATGGTGCCCGGGCGCCGGGTTTTGCACTCACGCGCTGGTCACCGCCGATGTGGGCGAGCACAAGCTTGGACTGTTCTCGGTAAGTCTGACCGATCCAACCGTCAAGCCATTGCCGAGCACGTGGTGGAACCCAGGGATGGCCGGCAGCGATACCCGGTCGGTGCAATTCACCAACACGCACGCGGTCGCAGTGGGGGAACCCGGTGCCTACTTGGCACGGCCCGGCTTCTGGCACGCCGCAATCGGAGTGGCCGCTTGCTGGCTCGGTGGCGCATGCAGGGTCGCCGATCCGCTCTACCGCTGCGCCGGAAGCCAATCGGCTGACGCGTACGCGCTCGCACACCTGGGCGCCGTGGACGCCGCGCTTGCCGCGGGCGACGCAATGCTCAGCACCGCGGCGGCCGAGATCGACGCTGACCCATTTGACCTGGCCGGTAACGCTCAACTGCTGGCCCGCCGCGTCCGCACCGTGGTGGAACATGCCGTAGACGAAGCCATCACCCGCACCGGCCGCGCACTCGGCCCGGGCCCACTATGTCAGGACGGCGGGCATGCGCAGCGGGTCGCCGACCTGACGATTTATATCCGACAAAGTCATGCCGAGCGGGATTTGGCCGAACTGGGGCGACTTGCCGGGCGGGCTACTTGA
- a CDS encoding nucleotidyltransferase: MTLSSGGGSPGDARTQLREALRSAASALKQHGPPFALAGSYALWAYGAPEPSHDVDFLIAESDVQAATTTLGKAGFEVEHPPEDWLFKARTGAMVVDVLYRVNGVPVQPANLECVEDRVVLAISMPVLPPTMVLIQKLRAFTEHYCNFAVLLPAVRAIREQLDWDLIEAATADNDFAVAFLVLVERLGIRG, translated from the coding sequence ATGACCCTGAGCTCGGGCGGCGGCTCCCCCGGCGACGCGCGCACCCAGTTGCGCGAAGCGCTGCGTAGTGCCGCTTCGGCGCTCAAGCAGCATGGACCGCCCTTCGCATTGGCGGGCAGCTACGCACTGTGGGCCTACGGCGCACCGGAACCCAGTCACGATGTCGACTTCTTGATCGCCGAGTCCGACGTGCAGGCCGCCACCACGACGCTCGGCAAGGCCGGCTTCGAGGTCGAACATCCCCCCGAAGACTGGCTATTCAAGGCGCGCACCGGCGCGATGGTCGTGGATGTGCTCTACCGCGTCAACGGCGTGCCGGTGCAGCCGGCCAACCTGGAATGCGTGGAAGACCGTGTGGTGCTGGCGATTTCGATGCCGGTGCTGCCGCCGACGATGGTGTTGATCCAAAAGCTGCGCGCCTTTACCGAGCATTACTGCAACTTCGCTGTGCTGCTGCCCGCGGTGCGAGCCATCCGGGAGCAGCTGGACTGGGACCTCATTGAGGCTGCGACGGCAGACAACGATTTCGCGGTCGCTTTCCTGGTGTTGGTGGAGCGGCTCGGCATCAGAGGCTAG
- a CDS encoding DUF7218 family protein, which produces MPNPSIKSEKLYEDLRRKGESKEKAARISNAAAGQGKSSVGRKGGRAGSYEDWTVPQLKKRAKELGMSGYSSLSKDKLVAKLRHH; this is translated from the coding sequence GTGCCGAATCCGTCGATCAAGAGCGAGAAGCTGTACGAGGATTTGCGCCGTAAGGGCGAATCGAAGGAGAAGGCGGCCCGGATATCAAACGCCGCAGCGGGCCAGGGAAAGTCCTCGGTGGGCCGTAAGGGCGGCAGGGCCGGTTCCTACGAAGACTGGACGGTTCCGCAACTGAAGAAGCGGGCCAAAGAACTGGGTATGTCGGGATATTCGAGTCTGTCGAAAGACAAGCTAGTCGCCAAATTGCGTCACCACTGA
- a CDS encoding glycosyltransferase codes for MRIAIVHDDDLSADDCKQLCAALTARGHDVTAYFRRQHRDAAMMAEDDFRLVAMRAGPAKALSAQEVLPFVGDCAAQLARVWSADRPDVVHGYGWLGGLAAQLAARQLCLPTVQSFHGLVSMMGTAGALPINAERARLVPLLARNATWVTGGSNDDIDALARLRHSRSRLSVLSTGVDVQRYSPVGPALARTDLHRVLCLEPNPLSCNGFDKAVRVLGKLAGTELVCAESAASDHRHSKERGRLKHLAAELGVSERARFLGSVVADELPALLRSADVVVCTPEQAPRATTALQAMASGVAVVATAVGALADTVVHSVTGLLVSPNKPSELHGALKTLQEQSFRCEGMGATGRLRAESRFTWDRVALDAMRIYEQARASYHTRHVAHAG; via the coding sequence GTGAGGATCGCAATCGTCCACGACGACGACCTCAGCGCCGACGATTGCAAGCAACTATGTGCCGCGCTAACGGCGCGCGGGCATGATGTCACGGCCTACTTTCGGCGACAGCATCGCGACGCTGCAATGATGGCCGAAGATGACTTTCGGCTCGTCGCGATGCGCGCGGGTCCAGCCAAGGCACTGTCGGCGCAGGAGGTGCTGCCTTTCGTCGGCGACTGCGCGGCCCAACTCGCCCGCGTCTGGTCGGCCGATCGACCTGACGTCGTGCACGGGTACGGGTGGTTGGGCGGTCTGGCGGCGCAGTTGGCGGCACGGCAGCTATGCCTGCCCACCGTCCAGAGCTTTCATGGCCTGGTCTCGATGATGGGTACCGCCGGCGCTCTACCGATCAACGCCGAACGCGCCCGCCTGGTACCGCTGCTGGCCCGCAACGCAACGTGGGTGACCGGTGGCAGCAACGACGACATTGATGCGCTGGCCAGACTACGTCATAGCCGGTCCCGCCTATCCGTCTTGTCCACCGGTGTCGACGTCCAACGCTACAGCCCGGTGGGCCCTGCGCTGGCCCGTACGGATCTCCATCGGGTGCTGTGCTTGGAACCAAACCCACTGTCGTGCAACGGATTCGACAAAGCGGTACGCGTCTTGGGCAAGCTAGCCGGTACGGAGCTAGTCTGTGCGGAATCCGCTGCCTCAGATCACCGCCACAGCAAGGAACGAGGCAGACTGAAACACCTGGCCGCCGAGCTGGGGGTGAGCGAACGGGCCCGGTTCCTGGGCTCGGTGGTGGCTGACGAACTGCCGGCGCTGCTGCGATCCGCCGACGTGGTTGTCTGTACACCAGAGCAGGCGCCGCGGGCGACGACGGCGCTGCAAGCCATGGCCAGCGGCGTCGCCGTGGTGGCAACCGCCGTCGGCGCGTTGGCCGATACCGTGGTTCACTCCGTGACCGGACTGCTGGTGTCGCCGAACAAACCCAGTGAATTGCACGGTGCATTGAAAACCCTTCAGGAACAAAGCTTTCGGTGTGAGGGAATGGGCGCGACAGGCCGGCTACGAGCGGAATCGCGCTTCACGTGGGACCGGGTTGCGCTCGACGCGATGCGCATCTACGAGCAGGCGCGTGCGTCGTACCACACGCGACACGTTGCACACGCTGGCTAG
- a CDS encoding PAS and ANTAR domain-containing protein yields the protein MRRKSWPRVGRFRYIARENRWEWSDEIIRMHGYEPGRVTPTTDLLLAHKHPDDKPTVLELIERACRYGVPFSNRHRIIDSSGDVHIVVVVANPIYDGRGVVTGAAGFFVDITQQFQADVQEQLTGAVLAVNARRAVINQALGVLMLQHGLDADAAFELLTRLSQRSNTKVRILAERIVADAAGREVPLNGVASAVGGPLRVPQGVSN from the coding sequence ATGCGACGCAAGAGCTGGCCACGGGTAGGCAGGTTCCGCTACATCGCCCGCGAAAACCGCTGGGAGTGGTCCGACGAGATCATCCGGATGCATGGCTACGAGCCGGGGCGTGTCACTCCAACCACTGATTTGCTCCTTGCGCACAAGCATCCCGATGACAAGCCGACGGTATTGGAACTGATCGAGCGAGCGTGTCGGTACGGGGTGCCGTTCAGCAATCGGCACCGGATCATCGATAGCAGCGGCGATGTGCACATCGTGGTGGTAGTCGCCAACCCGATCTACGACGGCCGAGGCGTGGTTACCGGTGCCGCAGGGTTCTTTGTCGACATTACCCAACAGTTCCAGGCCGACGTACAAGAGCAACTCACCGGCGCGGTGCTGGCGGTAAATGCCCGGCGGGCGGTGATCAATCAGGCCCTAGGCGTGCTGATGCTACAACACGGGCTGGACGCCGATGCCGCGTTCGAGCTTCTGACCAGGCTTTCGCAGAGGTCAAACACCAAGGTGCGGATCCTCGCCGAACGCATCGTGGCCGATGCGGCGGGACGCGAGGTGCCGCTCAATGGCGTGGCCAGCGCGGTCGGCGGACCGCTACGCGTGCCCCAGGGTGTCAGCAATTAG
- a CDS encoding DUF6328 family protein, giving the protein MDVDHPAYDQPWDHRERGETEAERLDRNWASLLQELRVTQTGVQLLTGFLLTLPFQQRFDLLGDTMRAVYLATVGCSVGATVALIAPVGMHRLLFRRHRLLVLVSAAHRSAYAGLVLLGLALTGVTVIIFDAVSGHAAGIIAGTCALALFAVFWLLVPLWLRSRNLKLRDS; this is encoded by the coding sequence ATGGATGTCGACCATCCGGCATACGACCAGCCGTGGGATCACCGCGAACGCGGAGAAACCGAAGCCGAGCGGCTCGATCGCAACTGGGCCAGCCTGTTACAGGAGCTGCGAGTGACGCAGACGGGAGTGCAGCTGCTGACCGGTTTCCTCTTGACGCTGCCCTTCCAGCAGCGTTTCGACCTTCTCGGTGACACCATGCGGGCGGTGTATCTGGCGACAGTGGGATGTTCGGTGGGGGCGACGGTAGCGCTGATCGCGCCGGTCGGCATGCACCGGCTGCTATTTCGACGGCATCGGCTCCTGGTGCTGGTATCGGCGGCCCACCGGTCTGCGTACGCCGGTTTGGTGCTACTGGGTCTCGCGCTGACCGGGGTGACGGTCATCATTTTTGACGCGGTGTCCGGACACGCTGCGGGCATCATCGCCGGGACGTGCGCGCTCGCGTTGTTCGCCGTGTTCTGGCTGCTGGTCCCCCTCTGGCTACGTAGCCGAAATCTAAAGCTGCGGGATTCATAA
- a CDS encoding STAS domain-containing protein, which yields MSAPDSITATVADHDGVVVLSIGGEIDLVTAPALEKAIGAVVADNPKALVIDLSAVEFLGSVGLKILAATYEKLGSSAEFGVVARGPATRRPIHLTGLDKTFPLYPTLDDALTGVRDGRLNR from the coding sequence TTGTCAGCTCCTGATTCGATCACCGCCACGGTTGCGGACCACGATGGGGTCGTCGTACTAAGTATCGGCGGCGAGATTGACCTGGTGACGGCTCCAGCCCTGGAGAAGGCCATCGGCGCAGTAGTTGCGGACAATCCAAAGGCGCTGGTTATCGACCTCTCGGCGGTGGAATTTCTCGGCTCGGTGGGCCTGAAGATTCTGGCCGCGACGTATGAGAAGCTCGGCAGTTCCGCTGAGTTTGGAGTAGTCGCGCGGGGTCCGGCGACCAGGAGGCCGATTCATCTGACCGGTCTGGACAAGACATTCCCGCTGTATCCGACGCTGGACGACGCCTTGACCGGCGTGCGCGACGGCAGGCTCAACCGCTAG
- a CDS encoding STAS domain-containing protein — protein MPDSPSDFNIPSAAAQTVNISSEGLLPQLVQHLRRNRTALREEWARRITDAELLTAMTPEELFSEATAVYDNYVEVLETGSVEALQAYARDLSERIIPRGVETDEVVGIVLLLRDVLARSLFEKYQAEFGMLNRVLDAYEPAANRIANTVAVSFVQERERIIRQQQEAIRELSTPVLQVREQLLILPIIGVLDSQRARQLTEQLLRAIRANRAKVVVIDITGVPTIDSTVANHLVQTVDASGLMGASVIITGLSSEIALTLVTIGLDLSKMNAVGDLQGGIEEAERLLGYEVTRTGEQTG, from the coding sequence ATGCCAGATTCGCCGTCGGATTTCAATATCCCCAGCGCCGCGGCGCAAACGGTGAACATATCCAGCGAAGGTCTGCTGCCACAGCTGGTCCAACACCTGCGCCGCAATCGAACCGCCCTGCGCGAGGAGTGGGCACGCAGGATCACCGACGCCGAGTTGCTTACCGCGATGACGCCCGAGGAGCTCTTCTCTGAAGCGACCGCCGTCTACGACAACTACGTAGAGGTCCTCGAGACCGGTAGCGTCGAGGCGCTGCAGGCCTACGCACGCGACCTGTCGGAACGGATCATCCCCCGAGGTGTGGAAACCGATGAGGTCGTTGGGATCGTGCTGCTGTTGCGCGACGTCCTCGCCCGCTCACTGTTCGAGAAGTACCAGGCAGAGTTCGGGATGCTGAACCGGGTTCTCGACGCTTACGAACCCGCGGCCAACCGTATCGCCAACACCGTGGCCGTCAGCTTCGTGCAGGAACGCGAGCGCATCATCCGGCAACAGCAGGAGGCGATCCGTGAGCTGTCGACGCCAGTGCTGCAGGTGCGCGAGCAGTTGCTGATTCTGCCGATCATCGGCGTGCTGGACAGCCAGCGCGCCCGGCAGCTCACCGAACAGCTGCTGCGGGCCATTCGGGCGAACCGGGCGAAAGTGGTGGTCATTGACATCACCGGTGTGCCCACCATCGACTCCACGGTGGCAAACCATCTGGTCCAGACGGTTGACGCCTCTGGGTTGATGGGCGCGAGCGTAATCATCACCGGCCTCTCCTCGGAAATCGCGCTGACCCTGGTGACGATCGGGCTGGACCTGTCGAAGATGAATGCCGTCGGCGACCTACAAGGCGGTATCGAGGAAGCCGAGCGCTTGCTGGGATACGAGGTGACTCGCACTGGCGAGCAAACCGGGTAA
- a CDS encoding STAS domain-containing protein, whose amino-acid sequence MPVPILKQGAILIATVQAALTDSDTERLRYELMERVSRFRSQGIIVDVTAIDVMDSFAARSLRTIAHMTRLRGAETVIVGLQPEVAFAMVQLGLTFDDMNTALDLEEGIALLNRQLGLGRSTIGRDGAG is encoded by the coding sequence ATGCCAGTACCAATCTTGAAACAGGGCGCGATTCTGATCGCCACGGTCCAGGCCGCGCTCACCGATTCCGACACCGAACGACTGCGGTACGAGCTCATGGAACGGGTCAGCCGATTCCGTTCCCAGGGGATCATCGTCGACGTCACCGCCATCGATGTGATGGATTCGTTCGCGGCCCGGTCGCTGCGGACGATCGCGCACATGACCCGGCTACGCGGCGCCGAGACCGTGATCGTCGGCCTGCAGCCAGAGGTGGCCTTCGCGATGGTTCAACTGGGCCTCACCTTTGACGACATGAACACCGCGCTGGACCTGGAAGAGGGGATAGCGCTGCTGAATCGGCAACTGGGACTTGGCAGATCGACGATCGGGCGCGACGGTGCCGGATGA
- a CDS encoding ATP-binding protein, translated as MPDDIVVNIRQPDDIVAARKAGHQLALDLGFSLTDVTMIATAISEVARNITSYAGHGKVSVAVQDREGRKALVVRAEDDGPGIADIDRAMEDGYSTGRGLGLGLPGARRLMDRMIVQSALGRGTVIEMWKWVPSRA; from the coding sequence GTGCCGGATGACATCGTGGTTAACATACGTCAACCCGACGACATAGTCGCTGCCCGCAAAGCCGGACATCAGCTTGCCCTCGATCTGGGATTCTCGCTGACTGATGTCACAATGATCGCCACGGCGATCTCTGAAGTTGCCCGCAACATCACCAGCTATGCCGGCCACGGCAAGGTGTCGGTCGCGGTGCAGGACCGGGAGGGCCGCAAGGCGTTGGTAGTTCGCGCCGAGGACGACGGTCCCGGTATCGCCGATATCGACCGTGCGATGGAAGACGGATACTCCACCGGCCGCGGGCTCGGCCTGGGCTTGCCCGGTGCCCGACGCCTGATGGATCGGATGATCGTGCAATCCGCGCTTGGCCGTGGAACGGTCATCGAAATGTGGAAATGGGTTCCTTCGCGTGCATAA
- a CDS encoding SpoIIE family protein phosphatase codes for MHKTGRFGPIEWAAMGRPRPGEYVSGDQSIAVDIDGTAALFGVLDGLGHGPAAATAALTAADVLRRTGGERLEVLVQLCHRVLTGTRGIAMTLARIDFEASTLTWTGVGNVRANLVAKGVSGVAVRSSARLTGGIVGYRTPEILPAQRVSIRTGDLLVIATDGIAGDHLDHIDFAATATAIAEQIIDKHAKETDDAMVLAARHRGALP; via the coding sequence GTGCATAAGACTGGGCGGTTCGGGCCGATCGAGTGGGCGGCGATGGGTCGTCCACGACCGGGCGAATACGTCTCTGGCGACCAGTCGATCGCGGTCGACATCGACGGCACAGCTGCCCTGTTCGGCGTCTTGGACGGACTCGGTCACGGCCCGGCAGCCGCAACTGCCGCGCTCACCGCCGCCGACGTACTCCGACGCACCGGTGGCGAACGACTCGAAGTCTTGGTGCAACTTTGTCACCGGGTGTTGACCGGCACCAGGGGGATCGCAATGACCCTGGCCCGAATCGATTTCGAGGCCAGCACGCTGACATGGACCGGGGTTGGGAACGTGCGCGCCAACCTGGTCGCCAAGGGCGTGAGCGGCGTCGCGGTGCGGTCCTCCGCGCGCCTAACTGGTGGGATCGTCGGTTACCGCACACCGGAAATCCTACCCGCACAACGCGTTTCAATACGTACCGGCGACCTGCTCGTCATCGCCACTGACGGCATCGCCGGAGACCACCTAGACCATATCGACTTCGCCGCCACCGCCACAGCCATAGCCGAGCAGATCATCGACAAGCATGCGAAGGAAACCGACGACGCGATGGTGCTTGCCGCCCGTCATCGGGGTGCCTTGCCATGA